The sequence CGAGCATGCTGCCGAAGTGGACGTGCGAGTTCGAGTACGACGACATCAGATACATCGGCGCGTCGAAGTGCAGGCCGTACACGCTCCCGGTCGGTGCCGCGAAACCGGCGAAGAAGTCCTCGTCCTCGGGGAACGTCGCGTACACGTCCATGGTCGGCAGCGATGGTGCGACGGTGATGAAGCTGCGTCGGATCGCGCGGGCCGGCGGTGGATCGTCGTACTGGCCGTTGACGAACACCTCGCCGCTCGGCGACGCCGCACGCATCTGCGCCAGCGTCACGTAGGCCTCGTGCGGCGCGCCCTCGTCGACGAAGGCGGGCTCGCCCTGCGGTGAGAGGATGCCCTGGTACGGGCAGCCCTGGTCGAGCGCCTCCGCGACCAGCGTGATCGGCCCCGTGAGTCCCGACCACCGCAGCGCCGGCAGCGGTTGATCGCCCTGCCGTCGCACCCGTCGAAAACCCGCGAGCCCAGCCACGAGCTCGTCGTGGGCGCGGCCGCAGTACGGCTGCACGTGCACCCGCATCAGCGGCACGGTGCCGGGCTCGGGCTCACGCAGCACCTGCAGGATCGTCGTACCCGGCCCGCGTGCGGTCGCCTCGGGGCCGTCGATCCAGCGCAGCAACGCGTCGTCGACCAGGCTTGCCTCATAGATCGGGCGCGTGGCTGCACCGGCGATCATCGGCACCCAGAACGCGATGCCGTCGTCGCGCCAGCGCTGGGCCACCAGCGCGTCGCGGACCGCCGCGTCGGCGGTGTACTGGTGCGCGCGCGAGGCCACGAAGGTCGGCCGGCCGCACGCCACGGCGCCGTCGTCCTCGACGTCGGGATCGGCGAGGGCGTAGACCGGCAGGCGATCGGCGGCCTCGGTGAGGTAGACGTGACCGAGCTCGGCGTCGCCCTCGGTGCGCGTGAAGCCGACCACCTGTCGCTCGACCAGCGTCGCACCGCCGGCGGCGACGTCGTTCCAGCCCTCGTCGGGGCTGACGATGTCCTCGAGCATGTACAGCGCCTCGCGCTGACCAGCGCAGCGATAGAGCCCATCGTCGATCACGATCACGCCGTCGCCACCGACGTGGATCGCATCGTTCGGTGGCAGGGCATAGACGCGGTAGTCGACCGCCGCGTCGACCGCGTCGAAGGTGATGTTGGCGGCGTCACCGACGATGCGCACGCGCACGTTGGTGAGCGGCGGCAGCATCGGCAGCGTGGTGTCGACGTCGCCGTCGGTCGCATCGCCGCCCTCGCCGACGCCGTCGTCCGAACCGCCCGCGGAGCCGCCCGCCGACATGCTGTCCTGGCCGAGATCGCCCACGAAGGTGCAGCCGCTACCCGCCACCGCGAGCAGCCGCGCGAGCACGCCGAGCGCCGACCACCGCAGCAGCATCCCGAAGAGGATCGACGATCTCGCCGGCAGCGTCGAGCCTGCCGACATCGCGATCGCGGGCCCGCGACGTGCGTCATCCGCCGCGACGTGGGGTCGCGGGCACCCGCGCGCGCCCACGAACCTTCGCGCGCGCGCCGGGCACCACCCCCATCACCTCGGTGCACAGCTCGCGCAGCCAGCGATGCGCGGGATCGTCGTGGCTACGCTCGTGCCACAGCAGCTGCATCGTGAAGCCGCGCAGCCGCAGCGGCGGCTCGACCAGCAAGAGCGGCAGCTGCTCGACGAATACCCGCGCGACCCGCTCGGGCAAGGTCAACACGAGGTCACTACCGGCCACCACGAAGGGCGCGAGCAAGAACTGCGGCAGCGACAGCACCACGCGCCGCGTCAGCCCCAGCTCGGCGAGCGCGTCGTCGACCACGCCACCGGGTCGGCCGGTGGGCGCGATCACGGCGTGCCGCAGCCGCACGAAGCTCTCGAGCGTCCAGCGACGCGCGAGCGCGGGGTGATCGCGATGGACCAGACACACGAATCGCTCGTGGAACAGCTTGCGAGCGCGGATCCCCGAGCCTTCGACCGGTCGACTGTCGGGCACGACCATCAGGTCGAACTCGCCGCGGGCGAGCAACTCGCCGCCGTGGCCGTCGTGGTTGCGCACCTGCAGATCGACGCCGGGGGCCTCCGCCGCGACGCGCTGGAGCAGGCCGGGCAGCATCACGAGGCCGACATAGTCCGCCAACGACAGCACGAAGCGACGCTGCGCGGTCGCGGGGTCGAAGCGCGCGGGTCCAGCGACGGCGCGCTGCATCGCGGCCAGCGCCTCGCGCAGCGGCGAGGCCATCGCCTCGGCCCGCGTGGTGGCGACCAGACCACCCGCGCCGCGGACCAGCAAGGGATCGCCGAAGGTGCGACGCAGCCGCGCGAGCGCGTGACTGGTGGCCGACTGCGACAGCCCGACGCTCCGCGCCGCCGCGGTCACGCTGCGCGTGCGCAGCAGTGCGTCCAGCACGACCAGCGCGTTGAGATCGAGGCCGCCGAGCTGCACGGCATGCATGTCTTCCATGATCAACATGCACTGTACAAATCACGGCCGGAGACCACAATCGACCCCAGCCGCGGCGCCGCGAGGAGCCGAGCCGCGACCGAGAGGAGCAGTGTCATGACGTTCGTGATCACAGGGGTTTCGGGTAACACCGGGGGTGTCGTCGCCGACACGTTGCTGGCCCAGGGCCAGCGGGTGCGCGTGGTGGTGCGGGAGCGCGAGAAGGCGGCCCGCTTTGCGGCACACGGCGCCGAAGTGGCGGTCGCCGACCTGGGCGACACCCGAGCGTTGGCCGCCGCGTTCGCCGGCGCGCGCGCAGCCTACGTGCTGGTGCCGCCGAACCTGGCCGCCGCCGACACCCGCGCGCACCAGCGCGCGACCTCGGACTCGATCGCCGCCGCGCTGCGCGAGGCCCGGGTCCCCCACGCGGTGCTGCTGTCGTCGATCGGCGCCCAGCACCCCGCAGGCACCGGCCCGATCGCCGGCCTGCACCACACCGAGGCGCTGTTGCGGGCGCTGCCCGACACGCGCGCGAGCTTCATCCGCGCGGCGTACTTCATGGAGAACCTCGGCGGCTCGCTCGGCCTGCTCGACCAGGGCCTGCTGCCGAGCTTCATGCCCGCATCGCTGGCGATCGAGATGGTCGCCACCGTCGACATCGGCAAGCTCGCGGCGCAGACCCTCGTCGAGGGCACTGCTGCAACGCAGGTGATCGAGCTCGCGGGTCCGAGCAAGGTCTCGATGGCCGACGTGGCCGCCGCGGCGTCGAAGCGACTCGGCAAGCCCATCACCGTCGCCGAGGCACCGACCGAGGCGGTGGTGCCGACGCTGACGGGCTTCGGCATGCCCGCGGACCTCGCGGCGATGTACCGCGAGATGATCGAGGGCCTCATCGCCGGCCACGTCGCCTACG is a genomic window of Deltaproteobacteria bacterium containing:
- a CDS encoding LysR family transcriptional regulator; translation: MHAVQLGGLDLNALVVLDALLRTRSVTAAARSVGLSQSATSHALARLRRTFGDPLLVRGAGGLVATTRAEAMASPLREALAAMQRAVAGPARFDPATAQRRFVLSLADYVGLVMLPGLLQRVAAEAPGVDLQVRNHDGHGGELLARGEFDLMVVPDSRPVEGSGIRARKLFHERFVCLVHRDHPALARRWTLESFVRLRHAVIAPTGRPGGVVDDALAELGLTRRVVLSLPQFLLAPFVVAGSDLVLTLPERVARVFVEQLPLLLVEPPLRLRGFTMQLLWHERSHDDPAHRWLRELCTEVMGVVPGARAKVRGRARVPATPRRGG
- a CDS encoding NmrA family NAD(P)-binding protein, which produces MTFVITGVSGNTGGVVADTLLAQGQRVRVVVREREKAARFAAHGAEVAVADLGDTRALAAAFAGARAAYVLVPPNLAAADTRAHQRATSDSIAAALREARVPHAVLLSSIGAQHPAGTGPIAGLHHTEALLRALPDTRASFIRAAYFMENLGGSLGLLDQGLLPSFMPASLAIEMVATVDIGKLAAQTLVEGTAATQVIELAGPSKVSMADVAAAASKRLGKPITVAEAPTEAVVPTLTGFGMPADLAAMYREMIEGLIAGHVAYEGGHRTSRGATTVDTVLGALLGAGTPPR